The Amycolatopsis sp. NBC_01480 genome segment CGCGCGGACGTCGGGTCGGCGTGGTGCAGGTTGTGCCAGGACTCGCCGAAGGAGAAGATCGCCAGCGGCCAGAAGTTGGCCGACTTGTCCCGCGCGGCGAACGGGCGCTCGCCGATCATGTGGCAGATCGAGTTGACCGACCAGGTCACGTGGTGCAGCACGCAGATGCGCACCAGCCCGGCCCAGAAGAACGCGGTCACCGCGCCCCAGAACGACCACGAGATCAGCCCGCCCAGCAGCGCCGGCAGCAGCAGGCTGACCAGTGCCCAGAGCCAGAACAGGTCGTCGACCTTGCGGATGGCGCTGTCCTTGACCAGATCGGGCGCGAACCGCCCCTGGTTGCTGGTGTCGCGCTCGAACAGCCAGCCCATGTGCGCGTGCCAGAAGCCCTTGGCGATGGCCATCGGCGAGGTGCCGAACGCCCACGGGGAGTGCGGGTCGCCGTCGCGGTCGGAGAACGCGTGGTGCCGGCGGTGGTCCGCCACCCAGGTGATCACCGGGCCCTGCAAGGCGATGCTGCCGGCGATGGCCAGCACCACGCGCAGCCACGTCTTGGCCTTGAACGAGCCGTGCGTGAAGTAACGGTGGTAGGCCACGGTGATGCCGAGCCCGCTGATCCCGTAGAAGACCACGAACAGCCCGACGTCGACCCAGCTCAGGCCCCAGCCCCAGGCGAACGGGACGGCGACCAGGAGCGCCACCAGCGGCGCGATCACGCCGAAGTACACGGAGAACTGGACCCCGATCGACCGGTGCCCCTCGATGATCGGTTTGGGCCCCTTCGGGGCCGGTGGCTCTCCAGCGGGCTGGGAACGGTCAAGGGTGGCCGTCATACAGTTCACTTCTTCCTACGAGCCCTTACGAAGGGTCACCTTACCTACGATGCCGTAAGTTACGGTACAGGAGGTTTCACGCCCTGGGGAGGCCCGATTTGCCCGTTCCCCGGGTAGTCAACTGCTTTTACCGGGTACCCACCGCGCGCGGGCGTCACCCTCCCGCGACCGGGGTCCTCGATCATCGCTATCCTGACCAGGATCGATCCGCCGTAGTGTAATCGGCAGCACTTCAGATTTTGGTTCTGACGGTTCAGGTTCGAATCCTGGCGGCGGAGCAGCGGAACGTTCCTGGCGGCCTTGGCGATGGGGGGTGGGTGCGCCTGACCGACGAAGCGACCGACGACACGGGGGCCAGGCGCCCGACCCTCGCGGAGATGTCCGACGCCTGGCTGGTTGGCCGGGGCCGTGAGCTGATCGCGGCGGTCCAGCGGCAGCCGCACGAGCAGCAGCTCGAGATCGTCGCGATCATGGACGAGCTGCTCGAAGAGACCCTGCGCCGCGGCGAGCCCACACTGGTCGCGCAGCTGTTGCGCGCGTCCGCCTTCGCCCGCCTGGTCACGCGCGGCCTGGCCGCCGAGGCCGAGCCGCGGCTCGACGAGATGCTCGCGCACACCCGGCGCCACGGCCTTTCCCTGTTGCGCGCCGACGCGCACGCCCTGCGCGGGCGCCGGCTGGTGCTGGCCGCGCAGGAGGACGCCGCGCTCACCGAGATCGCCAGGGCGCTGGCGATCCTGGACGACTCCACCATCCCGGACCGCCAGATCGGCATCCGCAACTGGAACCGGATGCTGTCCAACGCCTTGCTCGACTGCTGGATCGTGCTCAACCAGCTCGGCGTGTACGAGGCCGCCGAGGAGGTGCTCGGCCGCGCGCACCAGGCGATCCGCGACAGCGCGAGCCCGCACGAGATCACCCTGCAGCTGATGAACCGGGTGCGGCTGATGCTCGGCTGGGGCCTGCGGCTGGAGCGCGTCGAGCAGTACGACGAGGCCAGGGAGAAGTTCCGCACGGCCGCGTCGATGGCGGTCGCGGCCGAGGGCCCGTTCGCCGAGTCACTGTTCCCGCGCAAGGCCGGCGTCGCGGCCGTCGACCAGGTCGGTGTGCTCGCGTCCGCGCTCGCGCTGCACAACCCGAGTGAAGACCAGGTGGCGCGCCTGCACGAGCTGAACAGCGGCCAGCAGTTCCCGCACGAGCAGGAGATCGTCGCCATCGCGCTGGCCCGCTGCCTGGACCGGTCCGACCGCCGCGAGGAAGCGCTGCAGGTGCTGCTCGACGTCCGCGCGGCGATGAACAGGGACCTCTCGCAGCCGTCGATGCGGCTCAACGTGGCCCGCGAGCTCGCCCGC includes the following:
- a CDS encoding acyl-CoA desaturase — translated: MTATLDRSQPAGEPPAPKGPKPIIEGHRSIGVQFSVYFGVIAPLVALLVAVPFAWGWGLSWVDVGLFVVFYGISGLGITVAYHRYFTHGSFKAKTWLRVVLAIAGSIALQGPVITWVADHRRHHAFSDRDGDPHSPWAFGTSPMAIAKGFWHAHMGWLFERDTSNQGRFAPDLVKDSAIRKVDDLFWLWALVSLLLPALLGGLISWSFWGAVTAFFWAGLVRICVLHHVTWSVNSICHMIGERPFAARDKSANFWPLAIFSFGESWHNLHHADPTSARHGVQRGQIDMSARLIWIFEKFGWVHDVRWPTPQRLARIAAEAK
- a CDS encoding GGDEF domain-containing protein translates to MRLTDEATDDTGARRPTLAEMSDAWLVGRGRELIAAVQRQPHEQQLEIVAIMDELLEETLRRGEPTLVAQLLRASAFARLVTRGLAAEAEPRLDEMLAHTRRHGLSLLRADAHALRGRRLVLAAQEDAALTEIARALAILDDSTIPDRQIGIRNWNRMLSNALLDCWIVLNQLGVYEAAEEVLGRAHQAIRDSASPHEITLQLMNRVRLMLGWGLRLERVEQYDEAREKFRTAASMAVAAEGPFAESLFPRKAGVAAVDQVGVLASALALHNPSEDQVARLHELNSGQQFPHEQEIVAIALARCLDRSDRREEALQVLLDVRAAMNRDLSQPSMRLNVARELARLDTSKDFQTGASPSMIDYATTLEAEMWTLRESQIATLNARREHERLSAEHGAITQQALQDPLTGLPNRRALDERLRTLASSADAQPLAVGLVDLDGFKGVNDRQSHAEGDNVLRVVASTLRDALRGDDVVARYGGDEFIVLLPGAPASAAKMALGRAVKSVADLPHHLSHGVTLSIGLVSLRPQERAEQVLARADAAMYQAKRGGGNQVASANSMATDAGAGWPDGSSPTDPAWDSEDPT